In Corynebacterium frankenforstense DSM 45800, the DNA window ACGCGTCCAGAACCATTTCGACGTCAAAGAGGTAGTCCCATGGCGAACATCAAGCAGCAGAAGAAGCGCGTCCTGACGAACGAGAAGCGTCGTCAGCGCAACAAGGCGGTCCGCTCCGCGGCCCGCACCGAGATCCGCAAGTTCCGCGAGGCCGTCGAGGCCGGCGACAAGTCCGCCGCCGAGGCCCAGCTGCGCGTCGCGTCGCGCACCCTGGACAAGGCCGTCACCAAGGGCGTCTTCCACCGCAACAACGCGGCGAACAAGAAGTCCAACATGGCCCGCGCCCTGAACAAGCTGGCCTGACGCTCGCCTGAGCAGCAGGAGAACCGCCGACGCCACGTCGGCGGTTTTTTCGTGTCCGCGCCCAGCCCCTCCCCCACACCTAGAAGAGTGCTACGGCGCCCCGCCAGGCGAGGACGGCGCCGATGAGCAGGAAGATCACGCCCGCGCCGATGTCGATCCAGGCGCCCGCGCCCAGCAGCCGGCGCCGCACCGCCTCGGTGGAGACGACGGTGGCCAAAAGCCAGAAGTAGGCGATCGAGGGCAGCCAGAGGGCGAGCACGAGCAGCGCGGCCTCGCCGAGGGAGGGGTCCGGCGGCAGCAGCGGGCCGACGATCGCGGCGAGGAAGAGCACGATCTTCGGGTTCGACAGGTTCGTCGCCAGCCCGGTGCGCCAGGCCGACCACGGCGTGCCCAGGGCGGCCGCGGCGGCCTCGGCGTCCACCGGCGGCTCGCGGCGCTGGCGCAGCCCCGAGGCGGCCATGCCGCGGCCCATGAGCACCAGGAAGACGCCGCCGACGAGCTCGATGACCCCGACGGCGGCCGGGTAGGCGCTGAAGAGCGCGGCGGCGCCGAGGACGGTGGCCGTGATCCAGATCAGCGCGCCCGTCTGCACGCCGGCGACGGCGCGGTAGGCGTGGGTGCGCGAGCGGGTGGCCAGCCGGGTGACCAGCAGGATGTCCGGGCCGGGCGAGGCGACGCCGAGCAGGTTGAGCAGCATCGCCGAGGCGAACTGGGCCCAGGTCACCTCAGTCGGTCCAGGAGGTCCTCGCGGCCGAACATACGCGCGGTGTCGACGGGGCTGGGGGTGCCCGCGGTGGGCGAGGCGCCGGCGTCGAGAAGCGCGTCGACGACGTCGTCCTCCTTCTTGAAGATGGCGCCGGCCAGCGGCGCCTGGCCGCGGTCGTTGAGCTTGTCGACGTCCGCGCCGCGTTCCACGAGCGCGCGCACCAGTGCGGCCCGGCCCGCGTAGGCGGCGAGCATGAGCAGCGTGTTGCCGTCCTGGTTCGCCAGGTCGACGGGCACGCCCGCGTCGACGTAGGCCAGGAGCGTCTCGTCGCCCTCGCGGGCCATGTCGAACAGGCGGCCGGCCAGTTCCTGGACGTCTTCGGGGAGCTCGGGGTTCGTCATGGCAGACACTCTAACCGGCCAGCCGGGCGATGCGGCGCACGGCGTTCTCGACGGCGTACTCGGCCTGGCCGCCCTGTCCCTTGACCTCCGCGTCGAGCTCGGCCATGAGGATCACGGCGCGCGAGACGGCCTCGCCGGACCAGCGGCGGGCCACGGGCAGCGTCTTCTTGATCACGAAGGGGTGGGCGCCGATCTCGCGGGCCAGGGCGTTCTGGTCGGCCCGGCCCCGCGTGGAGTAGAGGCGGGCGATCATGCCGACCTTGTTGCTCAGCGCCGAGGCGATGGGCACCGGGCTCGTGCCGAGCTGGAGGGCCCGGCGCACGGCGGCCACGGCGCGGGAGGTCTGGCCGGAGACGGCCCAGTCGGCGATGTCGAAGTTGGAGACCTCGGCGACGCCGGCGTAGTAGGCGCGGACCACGGCGGTGGTCACGGGCCCGTCGGCGTCCTCGACGAGCTGCTCGACCGCGATGGCGAGCTCCCGCGGGTCCGAGCCGACCCCCTCGAGGACCGCGCGCACCACGTCGGGGGCGACCTGGGCGCCGCGCTCGCGGAACTCGCGGGTGACCCAGCCCTGCAGGTCGCGCTGCCGGATCTCCTCGGCGGGCCAGACGTGCGCGATCTTGGCGAGCTTCTCGGCCATCTTCTTCGTGCGGCCCTTGCCGGTGTGCTCGACGACGAGGTAGATGCCGGGGCCGGGGTCGACGGCGGCCTTGAGGATCTGCTCGGCGGCCTCGTTTCCGGCCTTGTCGGCGTCGTGGAGGACCACGATGCGGTCGTCGCCGAAGAGCGACGGGGAGAGGACCTCGAGCAGTTCGGCGGCGGTGATGTCCCCCGCGCGCATGTCGGTGACGGTGATCCCCTCCCGGCCGGCGCGGATCTGGTCGACGATCGCCGCCCGGGCGCGTTCCGCCAGGAACGTCTCCGGCCCCAGGATCAGGTGCACCTGCTCGTCCATGGCCACCATCGTGCCACACGGCCCCGCGCGGCCCGACCGCAGGCGGATCACGGGCGGGTTCCGGCTGGATCACCGTTGACTCCGGCTGGATGACCGTTGACTCCGGGTGGATCACCGTTTAATTGCTTGAACCAAATCTCGGTGTTACCCTGCACACGCCTCAGGCTGCCCCGGGGGCATGCCGCGCCGTGGCACGGCCTCGGACCGTGCAGGCCGCCGTCCGCCATGTGATTGGAGTAGCCCGTGAACCGCGCCCAAGTCGTGTCGTCGCTTCGGCACCTGCTCAAGATCGTGCAGCAGCTCGACCTGACCGACCAGAAGATGGCGGAGATCGAGCAGGAACGGACGAAGCTGCGGTACCGCCCCATCCGTAAGAGGCTGTCCCGCAGGGCCTGGCTCCTCATCCCGCTCGTGCTGGGTATCTGCTCCGCGGTGTTCAACTGGCGCAGCCCCTCGGCGGTGATCTCCCGACTGCTCTTCGGCGAGACCGCCATCGACGAGATGACCTTCGGCTGGCTGGCCTATCTGGCGTTCGACTACGTCCTGGTGCTCGCACTCCTCTACGTCGGCGTGTTCCTCCTCGATCTCGTGCTCGCCCGGGTGAACAACGCCGCCAACCGGGGAAAGTTCCGGAAGAAGACGGAGGAGCTCCACCACGTCGCGGGCGTCCAGGGGGCGCTCAGGAACAAGCTCCGCACGGACTACCTGAAACTCGGCGGCGAGAACTTCTACCCGGACGACTACATGGCGGCCTCCATGCTCACCATCGTCATCCGGAACATCGAGTCGATGCGTGCCGACTCCGTCGGCGCCGCGATCAGGTTGATGCACCAGGACGAGCAGTCCCAGCAGATGCTGGCGGCGCTGAAGCGGACCGAGCGCCAGCAGCAGCAGATCATGCGGAACCAGCGGGCCGCCGAGCGGGCCCGCAACTTCGACAACTTCATGCTCGAGCAGTCCTTCTGGGACTCGCGGCGCTGACGGCCCGGCGGCGCCGGGTCAGGAGCGCGAAGACGACCCACCCGTAGCAAACCACCACCCACAGGGGGCCGGCGGCCACGGTGGCCAGGGGCAGCTCGGCCAGTGCGACGGCGACGCGGTGAATCCACCAGGTGCACGGTTCCAGCAGGAGGAGGGGGACGGCCTCGAGGCCACCGGGCAGGACGGCGAGTCCCGCGGCGATAAGCCCGAGGACGGTCACGGGGGCCACGGCGGGTGCGACGAGCACGTTGGCGGCCACGGAGACCAGCGAGACCCGGCCGGCCATGCCCGCGATCAGGGGCATGGTCACCACGTCGGCGGCCAGGGCCACGCACGCGGCACGGGCGAGGGCGTCGGGGAGCCAGGGGCGCGCCAGCGCCCGGTAGAGCGCCGGGAAGACGGCGACGATGCCCGCGGTGGCGGCCGCCGAGAGCGCGAAGCCCCACTGCGCGGCCAGCCCGGGGTCGACGAGCAGCAGCACGAGGACGGCCAGGCAGAGCCCGTGGGCGGGCTCCAGGCGCGCGGAGCCGATCACGGCGAGCAGGCCCACCGAGCCGGTCACCGCGGCGCGCAGGACGGACGGTTCGGTGCCGACGAGGGCGACGAAGACGACGAGCGCGGCGAAGGCGGCGCCGACCTGCACGCGCGGGCCCAGACCGAGCAGCCGCACGATGAGGAAGGCCGCGGCGGTCACGACGGTGACGTTGGCCCCGGAGACCGCGGTGAGGTGCGTCAGGCCGGTGTCGATGTAGGCCTGCTCCTCGGCCGGGGCCATCAGCGAGGTGTCGCCGAGGACCATGCCGGGCACCAGCCCGCGCGAGGACTCCCCCACGTGGTCCTCAGCGGCCTGTCGCAGCGCCGCGCGGACCCCGGCGACCCAGCCGGCGTGGCCGGTGGGCTCGCCGGTCTCGAGGGAGCCTGCGGTGCCGGTGTAGCCGGCCAGGCCGGGCGACTCGTCGGCCCGCCAGCGCACGTCCGCGGTGACCGGGGTGCCCGCGGGCAGGTGGGGAAGCTCCTCGTCGCGCAGGAAGACCGGCAGCGGGGCGGGGCGGTCGGGCACCTGCACGCGCAGCAGCCAGAGCCCGGGGTCGAGCCGGCGGGCCGGGGCGGCCAGGGTGCCGGTGATCTCGGCCGACGGGCGCACCGCGACGCGCGCCGCGCTCACGGCGGTGACCACGGTCTGGGCGGCGCCGGCCGCGGCCATGAGAATCGCCTGCCCCGGCGCGCGCAGGTACCACGCGGCACCGGCGGCCAGGGCGGTCACAAGGAGCGCGGGCCACCAGGTGCCCAGGAGGATGACGAGGGCGACCGCCCAGGCCAGGAGGGCCGCCGGGGCCAGGCGCAGCTCGCTCACAGCGTGACCTGGTCGCGCAGCGCCTCGAGCTTGGCCGGGCCGATGCCGCGGACCTCGGTGAGCTGGTCGATAGAGGTGAATCCGCCGATGGACTCGCGGTGCTCGACGATGGCGGCGGCGGTGACCTCGCCGATGCCCTGGAGGGTGGTCAGCTCGGCGGCGTCGGCGGAGTTGAGCGAGACGGCACCTCCGCCACCTGAGCCGCCGCCACCGGGCGCGGGCGCGGGCGCCGGCGCCGGTTCCGGGACCGGCTCGCCCGGGGCGGGGACGACGAGCTGCTCGCCGTCGGTGAGGCGCTGCGCGAGGTTCACCGCGCGCGGGTCGACCCCCTCGAGCGCGCCGGCGGCCTCGAGGGCGTCGGCCGCACGTGAACCCGGCGGCAGGGTGACGAGTCCCGGGTGGGCGACGTGGCCGACGACGGAGACCACCAGGTCACCGCTCCCCTCGCTCCCGGCGTCGCCGGGAGCGGCCGTGGCGGAGAGGGGTGGGACGGGCACACCGGAGGCGGGCGCGGCGTCGGAAATCTCTTTCTCGGGGCCGGAGGAGACGATCAACCAGACGACGACGGCTACGGCGAGGACGGCGGCGACGAGTGCGCCCTGGCGGGCGGTGACGCGCAGGCGCGGCGCCGGGTAGGCGACGCGCATCAGGTCTTCCTCGCCGGTGGGCCGGGCCAGCTCGCCGAGGAGGTCTGCGACGGACTTCATGGCCGTGACGCTAGGCGGCCGGACGGTCACGCGGCGTGCGGGAGAAGGGCGGTTGTGGATGGTTCGGGGCCATCCACAGGCTCACAGGCCGAGGTCGAGATCCCTCAGGTGGTTGGAGTAGACGACGCTGACGCCCAGCGAGCCGGGGCCGGCGTGCACGGCGAGGACGTCGCTGAGCTCGACCATCATCACCGTGGAGCCCTCGGGGAGGACCTCCTCGAGCATCTCGGAGAGGCGACGGCCGGACTCGCGGGCCTCGTTCTCCTGGATGGCGACGAAGACGGGCTCGCCCTCGGCGCCCTCGAGGACGAGCTCGACGAGCCGGCTGAAGGCCTTGGTCTGGGTGCGCGTCTTGGCGGCCAGCTCGATCTTGCCGTCCTCGATGCGCATGATCGGCTTGCTGGCCAGCGCCGTGGAGAGCACCGCCGTGGCCGTCGAGATGCGGCCCGAGCGGCGCAGCTCGTCGAGGCGGTGCAGGTAGACCCACGTCGCCGAGCGCTCGAGGATGTCGACGGCCAGCGCGTAGCACTCGTCGAGACCCGCGCCGTCCTGGGCCAGGCGGGCGGCGGCCATCGCCGCCGCACCGACGGCCATGCCGACCGCGCCGGTGTCGACCACGCGCACCGCGTCGTCGAAGATGGCCGCGGCGGCCACCGCCGAGGACCACGTGGAGCTGAGCTCCTTGGACAGGTGCAGGGCCACCACGCCGTCGTCGCCGCCGCGCTCGAGCTGGCGGGCGTAGGCCGCGCACAGCTCCAGCGAGGACAGCCCGGCCGTGGAGGCACCCTCGTCGGTGCTCATCACGTGCAGGTCGATGACGGTGATGCCGAGCTCCTCGGCCACGCCCGGGGGCA includes these proteins:
- a CDS encoding ankyrin repeat domain-containing protein; the protein is MTNPELPEDVQELAGRLFDMAREGDETLLAYVDAGVPVDLANQDGNTLLMLAAYAGRAALVRALVERGADVDKLNDRGQAPLAGAIFKKEDDVVDALLDAGASPTAGTPSPVDTARMFGREDLLDRLR
- a CDS encoding ComEA family DNA-binding protein, which encodes MKSVADLLGELARPTGEEDLMRVAYPAPRLRVTARQGALVAAVLAVAVVVWLIVSSGPEKEISDAAPASGVPVPPLSATAAPGDAGSEGSGDLVVSVVGHVAHPGLVTLPPGSRAADALEAAGALEGVDPRAVNLAQRLTDGEQLVVPAPGEPVPEPAPAPAPAPGGGGSGGGGAVSLNSADAAELTTLQGIGEVTAAAIVEHRESIGGFTSIDQLTEVRGIGPAKLEALRDQVTL
- a CDS encoding DegV family protein, whose translation is MSVRIVTDSSAGLPPGVAEELGITVIDLHVMSTDEGASTAGLSSLELCAAYARQLERGGDDGVVALHLSKELSSTWSSAVAAAAIFDDAVRVVDTGAVGMAVGAAAMAAARLAQDGAGLDECYALAVDILERSATWVYLHRLDELRRSGRISTATAVLSTALASKPIMRIEDGKIELAAKTRTQTKAFSRLVELVLEGAEGEPVFVAIQENEARESGRRLSEMLEEVLPEGSTVMMVELSDVLAVHAGPGSLGVSVVYSNHLRDLDLGL
- a CDS encoding ComEC/Rec2 family competence protein; translation: MSELRLAPAALLAWAVALVILLGTWWPALLVTALAAGAAWYLRAPGQAILMAAAGAAQTVVTAVSAARVAVRPSAEITGTLAAPARRLDPGLWLLRVQVPDRPAPLPVFLRDEELPHLPAGTPVTADVRWRADESPGLAGYTGTAGSLETGEPTGHAGWVAGVRAALRQAAEDHVGESSRGLVPGMVLGDTSLMAPAEEQAYIDTGLTHLTAVSGANVTVVTAAAFLIVRLLGLGPRVQVGAAFAALVVFVALVGTEPSVLRAAVTGSVGLLAVIGSARLEPAHGLCLAVLVLLLVDPGLAAQWGFALSAAATAGIVAVFPALYRALARPWLPDALARAACVALAADVVTMPLIAGMAGRVSLVSVAANVLVAPAVAPVTVLGLIAAGLAVLPGGLEAVPLLLLEPCTWWIHRVAVALAELPLATVAAGPLWVVVCYGWVVFALLTRRRRAVSAASPRRTARA
- the rpsT gene encoding 30S ribosomal protein S20 yields the protein MANIKQQKKRVLTNEKRRQRNKAVRSAARTEIRKFREAVEAGDKSAAEAQLRVASRTLDKAVTKGVFHRNNAANKKSNMARALNKLA
- a CDS encoding LysE family translocator — protein: MTWAQFASAMLLNLLGVASPGPDILLVTRLATRSRTHAYRAVAGVQTGALIWITATVLGAAALFSAYPAAVGVIELVGGVFLVLMGRGMAASGLRQRREPPVDAEAAAAALGTPWSAWRTGLATNLSNPKIVLFLAAIVGPLLPPDPSLGEAALLVLALWLPSIAYFWLLATVVSTEAVRRRLLGAGAWIDIGAGVIFLLIGAVLAWRGAVALF
- the holA gene encoding DNA polymerase III subunit delta, which gives rise to MVAMDEQVHLILGPETFLAERARAAIVDQIRAGREGITVTDMRAGDITAAELLEVLSPSLFGDDRIVVLHDADKAGNEAAEQILKAAVDPGPGIYLVVEHTGKGRTKKMAEKLAKIAHVWPAEEIRQRDLQGWVTREFRERGAQVAPDVVRAVLEGVGSDPRELAIAVEQLVEDADGPVTTAVVRAYYAGVAEVSNFDIADWAVSGQTSRAVAAVRRALQLGTSPVPIASALSNKVGMIARLYSTRGRADQNALAREIGAHPFVIKKTLPVARRWSGEAVSRAVILMAELDAEVKGQGGQAEYAVENAVRRIARLAG